Proteins from a single region of Thiomicrorhabdus sp. Kp2:
- a CDS encoding pseudaminic acid biosynthesis-associated methylase — MEYKTEQESFWAGEFGNEYSQRNNDEQLLISKTALFSKVFQTTGKVDSVIEFGSNIGLNLQSIQRLLPSAELSAIEINAYAKEQLENWGGCKEIFHQSALDFDSKNQYDLSMILGVLIHINPNELPQMYKKIYESSSQWILIAESYNPTPVEVKYRGNEGKYFKRDFAGEMMALYPDLKLADYGFVYHADLNFPLDDVNWFLLKK; from the coding sequence ATGGAATATAAAACAGAACAAGAGTCTTTTTGGGCGGGTGAATTTGGTAATGAATACAGTCAACGAAATAATGATGAGCAGTTATTAATTAGCAAAACGGCTTTATTCTCTAAGGTTTTTCAAACAACAGGCAAAGTTGACTCGGTGATTGAGTTTGGTTCAAACATTGGGCTAAATTTACAAAGTATTCAACGGTTACTGCCTAGTGCGGAATTATCGGCTATTGAAATTAATGCTTATGCCAAAGAACAGCTTGAGAATTGGGGTGGTTGCAAAGAGATTTTTCACCAATCGGCCTTAGATTTCGATTCAAAAAACCAATATGATTTATCTATGATTTTGGGCGTGTTAATTCACATTAACCCTAATGAATTGCCGCAAATGTACAAAAAGATTTATGAGTCAAGCAGTCAATGGATTTTGATTGCCGAATCCTACAACCCAACCCCTGTTGAAGTGAAGTATAGAGGGAACGAGGGCAAATACTTTAAAAGAGATTTTGCGGGAGAGATGATGGCGCTCTATCCAGATTTAAAACTGGCTGATTATGGATTTGTATATCATGCCGATTTAAATTTTCCACTCGATGACGTTAACTGGTTTTTGTTAAAAAAATAA